Proteins found in one Candidatus Desulfofervidus auxilii genomic segment:
- the queA gene encoding tRNA preQ1(34) S-adenosylmethionine ribosyltransferase-isomerase QueA, whose amino-acid sequence MYRLSDYDYFLPKELIAQEPPERREKARLLILNKKTGEIIHTKFSQIIDFLNKNDVLVINDTRVIPARLIGRKITGGKVEILLLSFDPIKVKDKVFTTEALLKASRAPKPGQYIYFENGLKAEVLSYDKGKVILRFIADCPFYEILNKIGRIPLPPYIKREDRPEDRKNYQTVYAAKNGSVAAPTAGLHFTKELLNAISAKGIEIVRLTLHVGYGTFLPVKVDDIRKHKMHGETYEISEEAANALNHALKLKKRIIAVGTTSTRLLEYQMTKYGEIKPEKGICDLFIYPGYKFKIVKAMITNFHLPKSTLIMLVSAFAGRDLIFKAYHEAIKRQYRFYSYGDAMFII is encoded by the coding sequence ATGTATAGACTTTCTGATTATGATTATTTTTTACCAAAAGAATTAATCGCTCAAGAACCTCCAGAAAGAAGAGAAAAAGCAAGGCTTTTAATTTTAAATAAAAAAACTGGTGAAATAATACATACAAAATTTTCCCAAATTATAGATTTTTTAAATAAAAATGATGTGCTCGTTATAAATGATACAAGGGTTATTCCTGCTCGTCTTATTGGAAGGAAGATTACAGGTGGTAAAGTAGAAATATTATTACTTTCTTTTGATCCTATAAAAGTAAAAGATAAAGTCTTTACTACTGAAGCACTTTTAAAAGCATCTCGTGCTCCTAAACCTGGACAATACATTTATTTTGAAAATGGATTAAAGGCAGAAGTTTTGAGTTATGATAAAGGAAAGGTAATCTTGCGTTTTATTGCAGATTGTCCATTTTATGAGATATTAAATAAGATTGGTCGAATTCCTCTTCCTCCTTATATTAAAAGAGAAGATAGACCAGAGGATAGAAAAAATTATCAAACAGTTTATGCTGCTAAAAATGGTTCTGTAGCAGCACCTACTGCAGGTCTTCATTTTACTAAAGAATTATTAAATGCTATTTCTGCTAAAGGAATAGAGATTGTCCGTCTTACTCTTCATGTAGGCTATGGTACTTTTTTGCCAGTAAAAGTAGATGATATAAGGAAGCATAAAATGCATGGAGAAACTTATGAAATTTCAGAAGAGGCAGCCAATGCTTTAAATCATGCTTTAAAATTAAAAAAAAGGATTATTGCAGTTGGTACAACTAGCACAAGACTTTTAGAATATCAAATGACAAAATATGGTGAAATTAAGCCAGAAAAGGGTATTTGTGATTTGTTTATCTATCCTGGATATAAATTTAAAATTGTTAAAGCTATGATTACAAACTTTCATTTGCCAAAATCTACTTTAATTATGCTTGTTTCTGCATTTGCTGGTCGTGATTTAATTTTTAAAGCCTATCATGAAGCAATTAAAAGGCAATATCGATTTTATAGTTATGGTGATGCCATGTTTATCATTTAA
- the tgt gene encoding tRNA guanosine(34) transglycosylase Tgt, which translates to MPCLSFKGNSLTFYVEARDGQARAGILETPHGIIHTPVFMPVGTLASVKALTPEDLKEIGVEIILGNTYHLYLRPGIELIAQFNGLHQFMHWDRPILTDSGGFQIYSLAAKRKITEEGVFFRSHIDGSLHFLTPEKVIAIQETFGADIITCFDECMPYPIDYDYAKKSLELTLRWAKRCKIAHHKEQALFGIVQGGVFLDLRREGAERLIEMGFDGYAIGGLSVGEPKERMWEVIETMDEVLPFNQPRYAMGIGLPEDIVESVWRGVDMFDCVVPTRHARTGTLFTSFGRLVIRHACYAKDERPIDENCNCYVCRHYSRAYLRHLFLNKEILAYRLNSYHNIYYFINLMKEIREAILKGCLAEFKKTFYERRNQNKEEMTNGIF; encoded by the coding sequence ATGCCATGTTTATCATTTAAAGGTAATTCTTTAACATTTTATGTTGAAGCAAGAGATGGACAGGCAAGAGCAGGTATTTTAGAAACACCTCATGGTATTATTCATACACCTGTTTTTATGCCTGTTGGTACACTCGCTAGTGTTAAAGCGCTTACTCCAGAAGATTTAAAAGAAATCGGAGTGGAAATTATTTTAGGTAATACTTATCATCTTTATCTTCGTCCTGGTATAGAATTGATTGCACAATTTAATGGACTGCATCAATTTATGCACTGGGATAGACCAATTTTAACTGATAGTGGTGGTTTCCAAATTTATAGTCTTGCAGCTAAAAGAAAAATCACAGAAGAAGGTGTATTTTTCCGCTCTCATATAGATGGCTCTTTACATTTTCTTACACCAGAAAAAGTAATAGCTATTCAGGAAACATTTGGAGCAGATATTATTACATGTTTTGATGAATGTATGCCTTATCCAATAGATTATGATTATGCAAAAAAATCTTTGGAGCTTACTTTACGTTGGGCAAAACGTTGTAAAATAGCTCATCATAAGGAACAGGCTCTTTTTGGTATTGTACAGGGTGGGGTTTTTTTAGATCTTCGTCGTGAAGGGGCAGAAAGATTAATAGAGATGGGCTTTGATGGTTATGCTATAGGTGGATTAAGTGTAGGAGAACCAAAGGAAAGGATGTGGGAAGTAATAGAAACAATGGATGAGGTTTTGCCATTCAATCAGCCTCGTTATGCTATGGGGATTGGATTGCCTGAGGATATAGTTGAAAGTGTGTGGAGAGGAGTAGATATGTTTGACTGTGTAGTGCCTACTCGCCATGCTCGCACTGGTACACTTTTTACTTCTTTTGGTCGTCTTGTTATTCGACATGCCTGTTATGCTAAAGATGAACGTCCTATTGATGAAAATTGCAATTGTTATGTCTGTAGACATTATAGTCGGGCTTATCTTAGACATCTTTTTTTAAATAAAGAAATATTAGCATATCGTTTAAATAGTTATCATAATATTTATTATTTTATTAATCTTATGAAAGAAATAAGAGAGGCAATTTTAAAAGGATGTCTTGCGGAATTTAAAAAAACATTTTATGAAAGACGAAATCAAAATAAGGAGGAAATGACTAATGGAATTTTTTAA
- the yajC gene encoding preprotein translocase subunit YajC — MEFFNLAWAMASPQQGSPQDGGSILAAFLPLLIIFAIFYFLLIRPQQKQAKKHRELLQNLKKGDWVVTAGGLRGRVINVTDTVVTLELPPDNVKVKITKNYVMGLLKPESE, encoded by the coding sequence ATGGAATTTTTTAATTTGGCTTGGGCAATGGCTTCACCCCAACAGGGTAGTCCTCAAGACGGGGGAAGTATTTTGGCTGCCTTTTTACCTCTTCTTATTATATTTGCCATTTTTTATTTTTTGCTCATTCGTCCTCAACAGAAACAAGCTAAAAAACACAGAGAGCTTTTACAGAATTTGAAAAAAGGTGATTGGGTAGTGACTGCTGGTGGATTGCGTGGCCGAGTAATAAATGTGACAGATACAGTAGTAACACTTGAGCTTCCACCAGATAATGTAAAGGTAAAAATCACTAAGAATTATGTAATGGGATTGCTTAAGCCAGAAAGCGAATAA
- the secD gene encoding protein translocase subunit SecD translates to MKRLKWRGLIVICVLILAIIYLIPTFVSELPSWWKEFLPQNKIQLGLDLKGGIHLVLGVKAEEAVKTSVDNLADEIETNLREEKLPYLEVKREGLKDIKVILVRKEDVEHFKKIIEEKIPDLLCKGAERKDRLEIVKLSLKSEREGEIKRMAIVQVLETIRNRIDQFGVAEPDIRLQGRERILVQLPGIKDPQRAINIISRTARLEFKLLAEEASIEEALKGNIPPGCEILYGIKEDPLTHKKIKIPYLVKKRTLLTGDYIADARVLIDPELNEPYVAITFNKQGARIFARITEANVGKRLAIILDNRVHSAPVIREKIPHGEARITGAFTLEEARDLAVVLRAGALPAPIRILEERTVGPSLGQDSIRKGVKASIIAGSLVIIFMIIYYGFSGIIADIALMVNLILLLAGLAMFQATLTLPGIAGIALTIGMAVDANVLIFERIREELRLGRTIRSAIEAGYRKAFWTIFDANTTTLLTALILFQFGTGPVKGFAVTLSLGILANMFTAVFMSKVIFDYLIYRFNMRKLSI, encoded by the coding sequence ATGAAGAGGCTTAAGTGGCGTGGTTTAATAGTAATATGTGTTTTGATTTTGGCAATAATTTATTTAATCCCTACTTTTGTAAGTGAATTGCCTTCATGGTGGAAGGAATTTTTACCACAAAATAAAATTCAATTAGGTCTTGATCTAAAAGGTGGTATTCATTTAGTACTTGGAGTAAAGGCAGAAGAGGCAGTTAAAACAAGTGTAGATAATTTGGCTGATGAGATAGAGACAAATTTAAGAGAAGAAAAATTACCCTATTTAGAAGTAAAAAGAGAAGGCTTAAAGGATATTAAAGTTATACTTGTAAGAAAAGAAGATGTGGAACATTTTAAAAAGATTATTGAAGAAAAAATACCAGACCTTCTTTGTAAAGGTGCCGAAAGAAAAGATAGACTAGAGATAGTGAAGTTAAGTTTAAAATCTGAGAGAGAAGGTGAGATAAAAAGAATGGCTATTGTTCAGGTATTAGAGACTATCAGAAATAGAATAGATCAATTTGGTGTAGCAGAGCCTGATATACGTCTTCAAGGTAGGGAAAGGATTTTAGTTCAGTTGCCAGGGATAAAAGACCCACAAAGGGCAATAAATATCATTAGTCGTACAGCTAGACTTGAATTTAAGTTATTGGCAGAAGAAGCTAGTATAGAGGAGGCTTTAAAAGGTAATATTCCACCTGGTTGTGAAATTCTTTATGGTATTAAAGAAGACCCACTAACACATAAAAAGATTAAAATTCCTTACCTTGTGAAAAAACGTACCCTTCTTACTGGAGATTATATTGCAGATGCACGTGTTCTGATTGATCCAGAATTGAATGAGCCATATGTTGCTATTACGTTTAATAAACAAGGGGCGAGGATTTTTGCTAGAATAACTGAAGCTAATGTAGGTAAAAGATTAGCAATCATTTTAGATAATAGAGTGCATTCTGCTCCAGTAATTAGGGAAAAAATTCCACATGGTGAAGCGAGGATTACTGGTGCATTTACTTTAGAAGAGGCTAGAGATTTAGCAGTAGTTCTAAGAGCTGGAGCACTACCTGCCCCTATAAGAATTTTAGAAGAGCGCACAGTAGGGCCTTCTTTAGGTCAAGATTCTATTCGTAAAGGTGTAAAAGCTTCAATTATTGCTGGATCATTGGTAATAATTTTTATGATAATTTATTATGGTTTTTCTGGTATTATTGCTGATATAGCTTTAATGGTTAATCTTATTTTGCTTTTGGCAGGTCTAGCTATGTTTCAAGCAACCCTTACTTTACCAGGTATTGCAGGTATTGCTTTAACTATTGGGATGGCGGTGGATGCTAATGTGCTTATTTTTGAACGTATTCGAGAAGAATTGCGTTTAGGACGTACAATTCGTTCAGCTATAGAGGCTGGATATCGTAAAGCTTTTTGGACTATTTTTGATGCTAATACTACTACTTTACTAACAGCTTTAATTCTTTTTCAATTTGGTACAGGTCCAGTAAAAGGTTTTGCTGTTACTTTAAGTTTAGGTATTTTGGCTAATATGTTTACAGCTGTTTTTATGTCCAAAGTAATTTTTGATTATTTAATTTATCGGTTTAATATGAGAAAATTGAGTATTTAG
- the secF gene encoding protein translocase subunit SecF has translation MGLTLIKSDINIDFLRWRNWAISLSLFIIFVGLISLILRGGPKYGIDFAGGTLIQIKFFKPVKIDMIREVLKGLKIKDVTVQRFGKIEENEYLIRMPLAIDSLKRISESLKEVLEEKLGKNSVEIRRVEMVGPKVGKDLRRKALLALFYAVLIIGIYISGRFEMKWGTSLIMAAALFGVVYIFLLLKAPLSFLVLIAFITTLFLYALLNLRFALGAILALVHDVLITLGIFSLLNKEIDLLIVAAFLTIIGYSLNDTIVVFDRIRENMRKATKERFTSIINRSINETLSRTVLTSGTTLMALLALYLFGGGVIHNFAFALLIGVIAGTYSSIFIASPVLSLLEGRQLFLLKTKKAR, from the coding sequence ATGGGATTAACATTAATTAAATCTGATATTAATATTGATTTCCTCCGTTGGCGCAACTGGGCTATAAGTCTTTCACTTTTTATTATATTTGTTGGATTAATCTCTCTCATACTAAGAGGTGGCCCTAAATATGGTATTGATTTTGCTGGAGGAACGTTGATTCAGATTAAATTTTTTAAACCTGTTAAGATAGATATGATTCGAGAGGTATTAAAAGGACTTAAAATTAAAGATGTAACAGTACAACGTTTTGGTAAAATAGAAGAAAATGAATATCTTATTCGTATGCCTTTAGCTATTGATAGCTTAAAACGGATTTCTGAATCTCTTAAAGAAGTTTTAGAAGAAAAACTTGGTAAAAATAGTGTTGAAATAAGACGGGTTGAAATGGTAGGCCCAAAAGTTGGGAAAGATTTAAGAAGAAAGGCACTTTTAGCCCTTTTTTATGCTGTTTTAATCATTGGTATATATATTTCAGGTCGATTTGAAATGAAATGGGGGACAAGCCTTATTATGGCAGCAGCTTTATTTGGTGTTGTTTATATATTTTTGCTTCTAAAAGCACCTCTTTCATTTTTGGTTCTTATTGCTTTTATTACTACGCTTTTCCTCTATGCTCTGCTTAATTTGCGTTTTGCTTTAGGTGCCATTTTGGCACTTGTTCATGATGTTCTTATTACATTAGGTATATTTTCCCTTTTAAATAAAGAAATAGACCTTTTAATTGTAGCTGCATTTCTTACCATTATTGGTTATTCTTTAAATGATACTATTGTTGTTTTTGATCGTATTCGTGAAAATATGCGAAAAGCAACAAAGGAAAGGTTTACTTCAATAATCAACCGTAGTATTAATGAAACGCTTAGCCGTACAGTTCTTACTTCAGGTACCACTTTAATGGCTTTACTTGCTTTATATCTTTTTGGTGGTGGTGTAATTCATAATTTTGCTTTTGCTCTTTTAATCGGTGTTATAGCAGGTACATATTCTTCTATATTTATTGCTAGCCCTGTTCTTAGTTTATTGGAGGGAAGACAATTATTTTTATTAAAAACTAAAAAAGCGAGGTAA
- a CDS encoding LysM peptidoglycan-binding domain-containing protein translates to MRKFIIFFIFLGCFVFSLSADELYVVKRGDTLWDICEKYYQDPFLWPKLWQINPQITNPHWIYPGDVLCLKETPEALIEATKKIEGQKKKEISFDWRYLEAVGYLLPYKEKSMGEIIKAVGEDKVILGQGDKVFIRFKENVKPKLGTIWTIFRISPVIKHPVTGKNVGYIHEILGTVKLTHIYQDMVKAQIVRSYDVIYVGDYLKPYEAFKLFSISNEKPKNIKAYIVASRAKITEIGWPEVVYIDAGEEQGLKPGQILDIFREKKNFPPLPLGQVLIIHVTPKTATAIILKSKYPFHSGDLVTALK, encoded by the coding sequence ATGAGAAAGTTTATTATTTTTTTTATTTTTTTAGGATGTTTTGTTTTCTCTTTATCAGCAGATGAGCTTTATGTTGTTAAGAGGGGAGATACACTGTGGGATATATGTGAGAAGTATTATCAAGATCCATTTTTATGGCCAAAACTCTGGCAAATTAATCCTCAAATAACGAATCCTCATTGGATTTATCCAGGTGATGTTTTATGTCTTAAAGAAACACCAGAAGCACTTATTGAAGCAACTAAAAAGATAGAAGGGCAAAAGAAAAAAGAAATTTCTTTTGATTGGCGTTATTTAGAAGCAGTAGGTTATTTATTACCTTATAAGGAAAAATCAATGGGTGAAATTATAAAGGCAGTGGGTGAGGACAAAGTTATTTTAGGTCAAGGAGATAAAGTATTTATAAGATTTAAAGAAAATGTTAAGCCAAAATTAGGTACTATTTGGACTATATTTCGCATTTCACCAGTAATAAAGCATCCTGTTACTGGAAAAAATGTTGGTTATATTCATGAAATACTTGGCACGGTTAAATTGACTCATATTTATCAAGATATGGTAAAAGCACAAATTGTTCGTTCTTATGATGTTATTTATGTTGGAGATTATTTAAAACCTTATGAAGCTTTTAAGCTATTTTCCATTTCCAATGAAAAGCCTAAAAATATTAAGGCTTATATTGTAGCAAGTAGAGCAAAAATTACTGAAATTGGTTGGCCTGAAGTAGTTTATATTGATGCGGGAGAAGAACAGGGATTAAAGCCAGGTCAAATTTTAGATATCTTTCGTGAAAAGAAAAATTTTCCTCCTTTACCTCTTGGCCAAGTTCTTATTATCCATGTTACTCCAAAAACAGCCACTGCTATTATACTAAAATCAAAATATCCATTTCACAGTGGTGACTTAGTAACAGCCTTAAAATAA
- the dprA gene encoding DNA-processing protein DprA, giving the protein MKLLNHFGSPKEIFSVPAKELKFFGLHEETIKIIISGQWKKKAEALFKKIKNLGLEIITYNDDKYPKLLKEIFDPPLILYIKGNKDLLNTTCIAIVGTRRASFYGIKMATKLAIGLAESGITVVSGLARGIDAAAHKGALQAKGKTIAVLGCGLDVIYPKENEKLFNEIAEKGALISEFLPGTPPLAHNFPIRNRIISGLSLGVVVVEAALKSGSLITANLALEQGKEVFAVPGPIDESRKGTHNLLKQGAKLVEDVSDILEEFHFYSKTVTLNLDPLQEKILSLLDTPKTLEEIAIILNENITNLSATLTLLEVQGLIKQLPGKQYIKI; this is encoded by the coding sequence ATGAAATTATTAAACCACTTTGGCTCTCCAAAGGAGATCTTTTCTGTTCCTGCTAAAGAACTTAAATTTTTTGGATTACATGAGGAGACAATTAAAATCATTATCTCTGGACAATGGAAGAAAAAAGCTGAAGCTCTTTTTAAAAAAATAAAAAATTTGGGATTAGAAATTATTACTTATAATGATGATAAATATCCAAAATTATTGAAAGAAATTTTTGATCCACCTCTTATATTATATATTAAAGGGAATAAAGATTTATTAAATACTACTTGTATAGCAATTGTTGGTACAAGGAGAGCTAGTTTTTATGGGATAAAAATGGCTACAAAATTGGCTATTGGCTTGGCTGAATCTGGTATAACAGTTGTTAGTGGTCTTGCCCGTGGAATTGATGCAGCTGCTCATAAAGGAGCTCTTCAAGCCAAAGGGAAAACTATAGCTGTTTTAGGTTGTGGCTTAGATGTAATTTATCCAAAAGAAAATGAAAAACTCTTTAATGAAATTGCTGAAAAAGGAGCTCTTATTTCTGAATTTTTGCCAGGCACACCACCTTTAGCACATAATTTCCCTATACGTAATCGGATTATAAGTGGTCTTTCATTAGGAGTGGTTGTTGTAGAAGCTGCTTTAAAAAGTGGTTCTTTGATTACTGCTAATCTTGCGTTAGAACAAGGGAAAGAAGTATTTGCTGTACCAGGCCCAATAGATGAATCCCGTAAAGGGACTCATAATTTGCTTAAACAAGGAGCAAAACTAGTAGAGGATGTCTCAGATATCTTAGAGGAATTTCATTTTTATTCAAAAACAGTTACTTTAAATTTAGATCCTTTACAAGAAAAAATCCTTTCTCTTTTAGATACACCTAAGACTTTAGAAGAAATAGCCATTATTTTAAATGAAAATATTACTAATCTTTCTGCTACTTTGACTTTGCTTGAGGTTCAAGGATTAATAAAACAATTGCCAGGAAAGCAATATATAAAAATTTAA
- a CDS encoding CBS domain-containing protein gives MKVEEIMNTKIEFIEANATVYDAIEKMVDKRIRSLVVKPRDENDVYGVITVRDIVFRVLNKNLDPNKVKIEEIASKPLVCVDKDIDIEHVIKLMEKFNIARVFVCEKGNLLGVVALLDVMSGSLIKRVRGGCIA, from the coding sequence ATGAAAGTAGAAGAAATAATGAATACAAAGATAGAATTTATAGAGGCCAATGCTACTGTATATGATGCTATAGAAAAAATGGTTGATAAAAGGATCAGATCTTTGGTTGTGAAGCCTAGAGATGAAAATGATGTTTATGGAGTGATAACAGTAAGAGACATAGTTTTTAGAGTTTTAAATAAAAATCTTGATCCAAATAAAGTAAAAATAGAAGAAATTGCATCAAAACCTCTAGTATGTGTTGATAAAGATATAGATATAGAGCATGTAATAAAATTGATGGAAAAATTTAATATTGCAAGGGTTTTTGTATGTGAGAAAGGAAACCTTTTAGGAGTAGTTGCTCTATTAGATGTGATGTCTGGCTCATTAATTAAAAGAGTAAGAGGGGGATGTATTGCTTAA
- a CDS encoding TIGR00153 family protein, whose amino-acid sequence MLKKLFFGGKIEQKVIEKIKKHIEILCSACETFRIALEKQDKNLISNVFELEREGDIVRREIVSDIFIGAFLPFLRPNICKFVEIVDNALDAVEDAAFEYLDLELDGEIRSDCIKIANINFKMCEILSIAFETLLTGKDLREKNLVIRIYEKKIDEIKHDLMRKLREKDIKNFWEGKIISDFITYLANVSDIIEDASDYLQIINVSMR is encoded by the coding sequence TTGCTTAAGAAACTATTTTTTGGTGGTAAAATAGAACAAAAAGTTATTGAAAAGATAAAAAAACACATAGAAATACTTTGTTCTGCCTGTGAAACTTTTAGAATAGCACTTGAAAAGCAAGATAAAAATTTAATATCTAATGTTTTTGAATTGGAAAGAGAAGGAGATATAGTTAGGAGAGAGATTGTTTCAGATATTTTTATAGGTGCTTTTTTGCCATTTTTACGTCCAAATATATGTAAATTTGTTGAGATAGTAGATAATGCACTTGATGCAGTAGAAGATGCAGCATTTGAATATTTGGATTTGGAATTAGATGGGGAGATCAGAAGTGATTGTATAAAAATTGCAAATATAAATTTTAAGATGTGTGAAATACTCTCAATTGCTTTTGAAACATTGCTTACTGGTAAGGATTTAAGAGAAAAAAATTTGGTAATAAGAATTTATGAAAAGAAAATTGATGAGATAAAGCATGATTTGATGAGAAAATTGAGAGAAAAAGATATAAAAAATTTTTGGGAAGGTAAAATAATTTCAGATTTTATAACATATCTAGCAAATGTTAGTGATATTATTGAAGATGCTAGTGATTATCTTCAAATAATAAATGTAAGTATGAGATAA
- a CDS encoding inorganic phosphate transporter family protein → MKEIFPIIACCFIAFGIGSNDTSNALSICIGCGIINFKKAIFWFGCFVLIGILLQGQKVMKTVGRDILEINFFILTVSLFVSAFLIVIFNWKKLPLSTHQVIIGSLVGSGVAFDIDVNFFSFLKIAISWVISPLGAFLLAMILYRIMEKTISKLPLFYIERVLKILLLMSSLLIAYNTGANELATVLGGVVYIDLIKKIQASLLGSFFVLLGAFFLSHRVIETVGKKITALDPYSGFAAQFGAGSCLLLFTSFGMPISTTYCIIGGIIGVGILKGIETVKIELIKKIILSLILTPILAFLICFLIIKILR, encoded by the coding sequence ATGAAAGAAATTTTCCCAATTATTGCCTGTTGTTTTATTGCCTTTGGTATTGGTTCAAATGATACATCAAATGCGCTTAGCATATGTATAGGATGTGGAATAATAAATTTTAAAAAAGCTATTTTTTGGTTTGGGTGCTTTGTTTTAATTGGCATTTTATTACAAGGACAAAAAGTAATGAAGACAGTTGGTCGAGATATTTTAGAAATAAATTTTTTTATTTTAACCGTATCTTTATTTGTGTCTGCCTTTTTGATTGTCATTTTTAATTGGAAAAAACTACCACTTTCTACTCATCAAGTGATAATTGGTAGCTTAGTAGGTTCTGGTGTTGCTTTTGATATAGATGTTAACTTTTTTTCTTTTTTAAAGATTGCTATTTCATGGGTTATATCTCCTTTAGGCGCATTTTTACTGGCTATGATATTGTATAGAATAATGGAAAAGACAATTTCTAAATTGCCTTTATTTTATATTGAAAGAGTACTTAAAATCTTATTACTTATGAGTAGCTTACTTATTGCTTATAATACCGGAGCTAATGAGCTTGCTACTGTTTTGGGAGGGGTTGTTTATATAGATTTAATCAAAAAGATACAAGCATCATTACTTGGCTCTTTTTTTGTTTTATTAGGAGCATTTTTTTTAAGTCATCGAGTAATTGAGACTGTAGGAAAAAAAATAACTGCTTTAGATCCTTATTCTGGATTTGCTGCTCAATTTGGTGCAGGGAGCTGTTTATTGCTTTTTACATCTTTTGGAATGCCTATTTCTACAACTTATTGTATTATTGGAGGAATTATAGGAGTTGGGATATTAAAAGGGATAGAAACAGTAAAAATTGAATTAATTAAAAAGATAATCTTAAGTTTAATTTTAACTCCTATTTTGGCATTTTTAATTTGTTTTTTAATTATAAAAATTTTAAGGTAA